The Haliotis asinina isolate JCU_RB_2024 chromosome 16, JCU_Hal_asi_v2, whole genome shotgun sequence DNA segment GAGTCAAAACATTCCGACAACATTCGGCATCTCCTTTCATCTATGGGTCACCGCTGCGAAGCTGttgtcgatgctcatggtgttgacatCAAATACTGACATTTTACTCTGACCAAGTGGCTACAATAGACCTATGCGGCGTTGATAAACATGCATACTTGTCGTGATTCGATACTCTGGTCGTTACATCGATATTTTGACTGACTGATTGCCTACTGTGGATAGTTGCTCTCTACATCCCATGTTTGTGTGTCGACGCGAATCGCTACAAAgctattcagcaatattcacttACTTGTTTCTCTGAGCTTTTCACAGGTCGTCGTTTTTAGGTCAATGACGCACACTCACGTGCAGTAATACAACCCGTGAGAATCACCAAGTTTCCCCAGTGTCAGATTTGATATATTAGGTTTAAgaaaaatgtttcttgggcatctGCGCATTAGGTGCTTTTGTTGACTCCTTTAATGCATCGCAGTGTAAAAATAGCTTTCCCATTTCCTAGTTGAGCAAAACATAAGTTGTCATCCAAACACAGAAGCTTAACAAAAGAAAATAACCACGCGAAACCTATCCGACATCTTTTTGTATATCTCGTACATCGTGTCTTTTCAATCGATACCTGACAGATCCATAATGTCTACTCGCTTGTTTACTTGATTCCGTGAATTAGCTCCAGTGACGTGCCATTGCAACAAACATATTAGCAGTGAAAACCACGGAAATATTTACCACAAACAAAGGCCTCTGTTTGGAAAACCACTGAATGTTTTCTTGTAAAATTTGGAGTGATCATATTTGAGAGACTGCTTCTTCGTATGACACCGTTTATGACGTCGTTGTTTGTGTTCACGTCCTTCGCGTGCCTAGCAGACGACATGGCTCGCAGTGCGAAGGAACTGACTGGAGGGCAAAAAGAATTGATAACTGAATTACATCAGAAAGGTTTGAAAAATAGTAAGATTGCAGAATTGCTAGCTGTTCACAGGTCTACTATTGGacgaattttgaaaaaaattgacAACGGTGAAAGCTTAGAAAACAGGCCTCGAAATCGTCGGCCtagtatactaccgacaagaaataagggaactaatgaaataatagcgaatttgaaactgttttaaatatccactaaatcaattttaggcgtcaagttcaatatctggagTGTCCACCATgctgggcaacacattcacggcaccttgatggcatgctgttaatcaatttccggatggttgcccgtggcattgcccgccattcctcttggagagctgcaccaagctgggccaggttggcgggtcctgggtccctggcgtacacccgtcgaccaagaacgtcccagagatgttcaattggggacaggtctggggacttagagggccagtccaatgtctggataccttcttgtcggagataagcggagacaattcaggcccgatgtggtctggcattatcatcttggaatacaatatttcggccgataactctagccaatggagccacaacaggacgcaatatttggtcaacgtatcgctgaccagtcatggctccgttaatgatgaccaaatctgatcgtctgtcatgtgtaatctcaccccacaccatgacagtaccacctccatatcaatcatggtcaagaattgctgctctggcatatcgctccccgctccgacgccaacaacgttttctgccatctgtgaatcgtaggcaaaaccttgactcatcagagaatatagcccgtccctgatgctgcctagcccatgccaatctttggcgcttatggtgagctgaaagggtgacacccttaaaaggccgtcttgctttcagacgagcttgatagagtcggtttttaacggttgaggttgaaatgcgtcttccagtgagtgtgcggaattctctattgatggcaggggccgatttaaacctaacgcgtagagcaattaaagtaatgagacgatcctgttgtggtgtcgttgattttggtctaccacgtccaggtctcgttgcaaccccacccgtttgacggtacttatcccacaggcgtgaaattacactttttgatttacccatctgccgggcaacttcacataatgatgtccccccctctatcatccccacaattctccattttgttgctttaccgagatactgcctcggaggcatttctgtcagtaagtgtcaatcactattgcattagtgattgcgacttctccagtacatttacaggagttaacgtctgtatgcacgtgtagcacgtgctgggcatgcattaagcgaaattccattgtcattggatgttgcgtttgggagatacgccacgataacggaccctgtcacagtcaaggtcattttcattcaaattcttggttcccttattttctgtcggtagtatatgatTGGTTTGAGGGGTGACAGGAGACCCTATCACGTTGTTCGTCAGCATGGCAGACGTTCTCTGACAGATATAACTGAACAATTTAATTCTCAAGATTACAGTCAAGTTTCTAGCAGGACAATTCAGCGACATTTACATCAGGCTGGCTTTAAAAAACGAAAGATAAGAAAGTGTACCACCATTTCACAGGTCAACCGTCAGAAGCGTGTCAGATGGTGTAGGGGTAAATTGATGTGGGGACTTGATAGGTGGAAGAAAGTGTTGTTCActgatgaaacacaagttgtttaGGGAAAAAGTAAAATTATTTCGGTTTGGAGAAAGGTCGAAGAAATGTGGAGACCGGAATGTCTAAACGTCTTGAAATGTCCTGTCACGGTGAGTGTAATGTTTTGGGGATGCATTAGTTTCTTGTTTACTTGATTCCGTGAATTAGCTATTTATGACTAAGGTCATTGTCTCTTGAAACAATTGTGAAGTCATGCCATTGTTTAAACCAACATTTTATAGGGAACTGACACTTGTCAGTTTAGCATTATCTTCAAATTGTATTCTTGAGCTTGTCAGTAGTGAAAAAGAAAGCGTTAGTTGGGCTGTATATTCAGAACGTGACATATTGCCTCTTCTGATTTGTTTATGGgttttattattataattattatcattatgctaatatttgtatagcgccgatatccagtccAGCAGCTCAATGGGGTTTTGTtcttccctcgatcattggatgtccatctcaACGGCACagcgtattttcaatctcaactccctggggatcatacagctTGGTGCAATGAGTTAATGTGGGATGGGCTCCTTCGGACGGGTCAGTACTACATCGAAATCAGGTTAACTAGCTTGGGGGGGCTGGGCGACTGAGGGGATTGGACTGTATTGGTTGTGCTGGTGCATGCCAGGACTGTATTGGTTGTGCTGGTGCATGCCAGGACTGTATTGGTTGTGCTGGTGCATGCCAGGACTGTATTGGTTGTGCTGGTGCATGCCAGGACTGTATTGGTTGTGCTGGTGCATGCCATATCGTTTCACCATTATGTAGATCGGAGGTGATAAGGTCAACCACGTGAATGTCTGGCCCATTATGATTACTGGTAAGCCGCCATGATATTACTCGGTGTGTCTTATTACTGGTAAGCCGCCATGATATTACTCGATGTGTCTGATTACTGGCAAGCCGCCATGATATTACACGATGTGTCTGATTACTGGCAAGCCGCCATGATATTACTCGATGTGTCTGATTACTGGTAAGCCGTCATGATATTACCCAGTGTGTCTGTGCTGAATGCATGAGTAATACATACTCATCACTTGAAGTTTATATATTTGAAACTAAACCCACGGAAATACAATTGCATATGAAGTAGTGTAAATGTTTGTTACTGAGAAAATACGCCTGAGAACAACCTTGTGTTTAGTCATTTGTCTGACCAATGATAAACTATAACGAATTAATTGAGCTATTATAAGCAACGCGACACGCCCTAAAAGATGAGTGTCTAATTACTCAACCAACAATGGCATTTGGGGGCGTGACCGGATCGTTGATACAGGTTTGCCAGCGTCTCTGCTTAGAAAGTGAGTTGATTTAAGACAGTCAAGTAAAGTTTGTTCCAAATGCTAACTAAAGATCGGCCCCATCCCACGCTAcacctggccccgatttctcgaaacatgATTTTGACAGTTTTAACTCAGCTGCATCTTGAATATAAAAATGCCTAAACAACTTAGGTATTCCATCCACCAAACATATATTGTCTACTGTGTCTGAGGTAAatatcgatttcagttcattctgggaaaCCAGTTTTCTCAAATGTTAAGGTTAaacatttgccgtgacaaaaggtataagaattttaaagaaatcccctcagaaccagcaaaatataacactgacaagtttgatattttcaatgatacTTTAGATTGAGCAAACAGaggcaaaaatatacagatttacaagagaggtttcatgtacaatacaaccaagtcaattctaaagtaatgggtcacaaatataatgtcaactcaccaaagtcttgatgtgagtgtgagaaacagttgtgcagaatgtaacacagcgagcggtcatcAAATGTTGGCGGAGgtatgtactccagttaatgtGTGTGTCGCCGTGTCGACAACACGACAACtaacctttatatatacagtcactgaTTCAAAAACTTTCGAGCACATGCGACCATCGCCAAcaacatagagtgagtgagtgagtgagtttagttttacgccgcactcagcaatattccagctatatggcggcggtctgtaaataatcgagtctggaccagacaatccagtgaccaacaacatgaacatcgatctgcgcaattgggaaccgatgacatgtgtcagccaagtcagcgagcctgaccacccgatcccgttagtcgcctcttacgacaagcatagtcaccttttatggcaagcatgggttgctgaaggcctattctaccccgggaccttcacgggtagccAACAACATAGAACGCCTAGAACGGTAATAGTGTCCTGGAAGTAAACAAttaatcaagggaggcaactctagagcatttcaacatcctcaccctgcgcactaataagctgctctccGGAAAGAATGTGATCACCATCTGACAAACTATCAACTTTACCAAGAAGACCCGAAGAGCtactactctttgaagataagtcaTCAGTCTCTACCTCACACAAAGGATGATCCATGaaagtacctgacaaatcataaatggaatCATTCGGCAAAGAggtcttggaagaaatgcctttcgacaTTGAACGAGTCACCGATCAACAAATCGATATCCGGAAttgggagagagtcaagaacaccaactttcaccttACCTGGaatcagatctgaagtcaaattcacgAAATGGAGAGGAGCTGAAGAATTGCTACTTACAACCTGAAGCAACACATCTGAGTTCGCTGAAGAAACTTTGTATTACCCGGATacctaaaagaactcttgtgagtcaatGATCATCTGCCAgcattgctgccttatgtaagtcatttaccttttgttcatccaaataagtcttaaggtctgaacactctgcttgaaatcttccatcaaaacTAACtttctcaaaccatcaaaatgtgTGACTTCCTTATacccacaccacctatcaaacatTGTTTCCTTTTCTCAAGCAAACTCTATAAAcgtctcattgtccctttttTGAGAGTTTCTGAACTTCTGACGATAAACCTCAAGCACTAACTCATAAactttcaaaagtgtactcttgTCAGGATCATAGTCTGAACTTTGCTATACCgacaaggctgaataagcaccctgagctttacccttcaaaacagtttgcagtaGCATAGTTcatgactccctaggccacttgaggttttcatcaactttttcaaaatgtagaaaatatttgtctacttctttctcattaaaaggggTTACCAGTCaagcatgccttgcaatgtcaaaagaggaagaATCTGAGGGTTGAGAAGGGCTTTCAAGCTTTTTCAGTCCAAGTTCTCTGGCAACTCCCAATTTCAATTGTATTTCTTTCTCCATatcaaactttttcatttccatttctttttctttttctgtcgccatttgaaactttttcatttccaactggtCTGAACATTCCCCTGGcactatttccaaaacatcatgttcaaaaactccctcatcaatatagtgattcaacccacttttcaaaatctgaaatttcctcattgcaggtttggcatcaagtttgaaatgtgaagaaatttgcaataaatctgatttgCGCAATTGACTGATTGTCTCAGAGTCAAGGGACAATACAAAcgtctcaagttcaaacaccattttgctggttctgtaATTAACTTGTTGCCAGATTGCaagaatttgaaataaatttcactACTGGCCCCAAATGTCAAACGCATTCAATCCCGGACGAGTCCCCagttttgttacggttaaaaatttgctgtcacaaaaggtgtaagaaatcccctcagaaccagcaaaatattacagtcacatgtttgatattttcaaatggTACcttatattgagcaaacaaaggcaaaaatatacagataggtttcatgtacaatacaaccgaatcaattctaaagtaatgggtcacaaatataatgtcaactcaccaaagtcttgagtgagtgtgagttgtgcagaatgtaacacagcgagcggtcaggcagccgctatgtaggtcaagcgttgacggagactGGCAGATATGTACTCCAGTAAATCTGTGTGTATCCGTGTCGACAACAGGGCAAGTAgcctttacacacacacacacacacacacacacacacacacacacacacacacacacacacacacacttcaaaacatcaaagggaggtaactctatagATAACTAACCTTGAAAactcaaaactcagacttaagtttgtgtCGAGAAATCGGGCCCTGGTTTTTGCTCCTGTTGTAGGCGTCTAACCATCCTATCCTAAAGGCAGGCATTATTCTGCCGCAAAGTGATGTTACAACAGCAGTGCGTAGAGTCGTCCCACACAATACATCCTTCTCTTGTCAGCATTTTGATTAAAATGTCTTCATTTTTTCCGCCATTTGTGTTTGCAACAAGTCCACGGCAAATGTAGGTTAACTGCAATCTGTGACGCTGCGGAGGCATCTTTCCTGGTTGAGCAAAATAGTATAAACTCCTGATACCTAAACGATCATTTGTAAGAATCGCAATATTATTAGTGTTTTTATTAAACTAACCTTTGTATAGGGCCGATACCAAGCTCAGATGCTCAAAGACGCTTTGCTTAAATTTTCTCCCAATCGcatgatgtcagtctcaacgtcGTATTATCAACCTCACCTCCCTGGGCATCACACAAACAGAGATCGTATGCGCTCTCTGTTATAATGCATGTGCACACGCTGCATCGTGAACTTAGATGCTGAGATATGTCAAAAGAGgatgcaatgaaaaaaatagttTCAGTATAAACTATTTTAGTTGGTCTTAATGAAGCACAGTAATGAGTCGTTGCTCGTAGAAAGAACCATCATATTTTGAAGACGAGAATTTACGGATGTTAATTTCTAAACTCGTCAAAACAATTTAGGGAACACTGGTATTTTGGAATACATTTctttgaatacattttaaagTTGGAAAATGATCATTTTGACATAGAATGACTACTGAAATTGTGAGTCTAAGGTTACTGGAAGCACATTACGACCAGAACAAAGCATTTGAATGATTTTAAGCCACGTATATCTGAAAATGATAACCTCACATTTCATGGAAATTTGGGTTGCGATCTACCCAACACAGCTGCCATAAAAACTGAATCCGTGCACTTTCTCACTTGTCCTCTGAATGCACGTGCTTCAAGGGCTTTGTGTGCGAAATTTGGCtttaaaaaaagttaaatgtgcgGAAATGCATCACATTGTTCAACATGCCTCAACGTCAACACCTGAGTATTGAAGAACGAGCTAGAGCTATCGGCTGGTTAAATGAGGGTGTTTCGCAGCGGGAAGCAGCTCGAAGATTAAATGTTCGCCCACCCGTCATCAACAGGCTGCGTCAACGTTACCTACAGACCCAAACTGTACGTGATCGACAAAGGTCTGGACGCCCTAGAGTGACAACAGGAAGGGAAGATCGGCTTGTCGTCCTTGAAGCATTGAGAAGGAGAACCGTCACTGCAAGCCATCTCCGACAACTGAGGACTGCTACAGGGACTATTGTTAGTGAAAAGACAATCATGAACCGTCTGAGGGAAAGAAATCTCCGACCCCGACGTCAAGCCGTGAGACCACGCCTCCTTCCGCGTCACAGAGTTGCCAGAGACGCATTGGCACGGCACCACCTGCATTGGACTAGACAGCAATGGTCAGGTGTCCTGTGTTCCGACGAATCAAGGTTCTCATTGCAACACAATGACGGGAGGGTTCTTGTCGATAGACGACCTGGCGAACGCTTTGCTGACGTCAACGTCCGTGAGCACAATGCTTTTGGtagtggtagtgtcatggtttggggtgccTTCTCCTATCATCAGAGAACCAATCTCTAGGTCATCATTGGTAATCTGAATGCAGTTCGTTACAGGGATGAGATTTTCAGACCACTTGTGATTCCTAGTCTGAATGCGACAGGCCATCATGCAGTTTACCAGGATGAAAATGCAGGAACTCACCGTGCACGCGTAGTAAGTGACTTTCTTCGACAAAACAACGTCACTCGAATGGGATGGCTTGCATATTCTCCTGATATGGCGCCGATTGAACATGCATGGGATCTGTTGGCCAGGCGTGTTAGAGAAAACCACCCCCCTCCCCAAGATCTGCATCAGCTCACTCAGTGGCTGACTCTGGAGTGGCATGCCATCCCACAGAACATGTTACAGACACTAGTAACCTCCATGAGACGTCGTTGTGCTGCATGTGTGGCTGGCTGCAAGAGGCGGTCACACTCGTCACTGACTGTTGCATCTGATACTTGATTTTCAATTTTGACGGCACTGATTTTCATGACATCACCACAAGACCATGTCATGAAATATCGCGAACTGACGATGAATTTTGATTTCATTACACtcacaaaataatgaatttaccACTTCTGTCTTTGTCGTTTGTTCCTGTCAGTTTCTATTCGTAAATAAATCAGTGTTccctaacttcttttgagtagtatatatttaCAGGGACATGACGTTTTGGCATATATCATTATTCCTTCATCTCCTGCTCCTGAGATGCTGAAGTTaatacacctgatgaaggagtaagaagtTGACATTTACAAACTCTCGCTTTGAGGTTAACACTTCTCAAAGACCAAAATGCAGTTGTCATATGCCCAATATGTGCACGTCCTTTTCTGCAATTCGATCCTCGTGAAATTCTTCTGCATGATGTTTGCAGTGGGTTCTCCCAACTTCGTGGAGAAATCAGTCTTCGAGGTAGTCACACACACgtgcgcgcacgcacacacacacggtgagatagagagagacacacacacgtgcatatacataacatttatagtgacaaagtgttttaagtgagtctgaACTCTGTAGGCGAAGTGTAGTTGATCAGTTAATTCATTGCCTGGTCCGCAATTATCAGTGTAAAATATGATACAACAGTCTGGCTCAGACAAAGCGATGTCACATTGATTTCATGTCCAcgttacccgtgaagattcggaatagatctgatcttcagttacccatgaagattcggGATAGATCTGATCTTAggttacccgtgaagattcaggatagaaatgatcttcagtaacccgtgaagattcgggatagaaatgatcttcagaaacccataaaGATTCGGGATAGATCTGATCTTAggttacccgtgaagattccgGATGgatctgatcttcagtaacccgtgaagattcgggataGATCTGATCTTCacttacccgtgaagattcgggatagatctgatcttcagtaacccgagGAGATTCGGgatagaaatgatcttcagttacccgtgaagattcgggataGATCTGATCTTAggtaacccgtgaagattcggaatagatctgatcttcagtgacccgaGAAGATTCGGgatagaaatgatcttcagtgacccgaGAAGATTCGGgatagaaatgatcttcagttacccgtgaagattcgggatacatctgatcttcagtaacccgtgaagattcgggatagaaatgatcttcagttacccgtgaagattcgggatagatctgatcttcagttacccgAGAAGATTCGGGATACATCTGATCTTAggttacccgtgaagattcgggatagatctgatcttcagaaacccgaGAAGATTCGGgatagaaatgatcttcagtaacccgtgaagattcgggatagatctgatcttcagtaacccgtgaagattcgggatagatctgatcttcagttacccgtgaagattcgggataGATCTGATCTTAggttacccgtgaagattcggaatagatctgatcttcagtaacccgtgaagattcgggatacatctgatcttcagttacccgAGAAGATTCGGGATACATCTGATCTTAggttacccgtgaagattcgggatagatctgatcttcagaaacccgtgaagattcgcgatagatctgatcttcagttacccgtgaagattcgggttagatcTGATCTTAggttacccgtgaagattcgggataGAAATGATCTTTcgttacccgtgaagattcggaatagatctgatcttcagttacccgtgaagattcgggataGATCTGATCATAggttacccgtgaagattcgggatagatctgatcttcagtaacccgtgaagattcgagatagatctgatcttcagtaacccgtgaagattcgggatagatctgatcttcagttacccgtgaagattcgggatagatctgatcttcagttacccatgctcgtcttaagaggcgacttgcgagatcgggtggtcaggctcgctgacttggttgatgcctGTTGTCTCGTCCCAACTGAGTAGATCATTACTAGGGTTGTTTTGGTACAGCCCGTCGCCatatgc contains these protein-coding regions:
- the LOC137268741 gene encoding uncharacterized protein; protein product: MPQRQHLSIEERARAIGWLNEGVSQREAARRLNVRPPVINRLRQRYLQTQTVRDRQRSGRPRVTTGREDRLVVLEALRRRTVTASHLRQLRTATGTIVSEKTIMNRLRERNLRPRRQAVRPRLLPRHRVARDALARHHLHWTRQQWSGVLCSDESRFSLQHNDGRVLVDRRPGERFADVNVRGRGPGEDEMGDEDEEEGGREGRRGRWGGEDEKEDEDEDEDEGVDDREDAKGDEHEEQGDD